The window TGATAGACGCCAGCATCCGATGCAGCATTGCATCGCAGGCCTGCAGTTGAGCGAGGCTGACGAACTCATCCGGTTTGTGGCCCTGATCCATGCTGCCGGGGCCACAGACCACGGTGGCAATCCCTGCCGCATCGAACAGGCCGCCCTCGGTACCAAACGCCACCGTGCCGAATTCACTTGAACCGCAGAACGCGGCAATCAGCTCGGCGGCCTGACTGTGCGCATCGGTGGCCAGGCCCGGATAGGTCGACAATTCGCTGAAGCGGATATCGGCGTGTTCGCTGACTGCACGCATGCGCGGCAGCAGCTGTTGTTCGGCGTAGGTTTTCAGCGCGGCGGCGACCAAAGCGGGATCCTGCGAGGGCAGGGCACGGATCTCGAAGTCGAAGCGACAGTCGGCGGGGACGATATTCAAGGCCTTGCCGCCGCTGATCACGCCGGTTTGCACGGTGCTGTAAGGCGGGTCGAAGCGTGCGTCGTGATGCTCCGGCGCTTTCAGTTGCTGGCCGAGGCGCCCGAGTTCGCCGATCAATTCGGCGGCGTACTCGATGGCATTTACACCCAGCGGCGCATAAGCGGAATGACACGGGTGGCCGTGCACGTCACAGCGCATCGCCAGTTTGCCCTTGTGCCCGAGCACCGGTTTCAGTTCGGTGGGTTCACCAATGATGCACAGCAGCGGCTTGATCGGACGCTGTTCCAGGACCTTGAGCAGCGAGCGCACGCCGAGGCAGCCGACTTCTTCGTCGTAGGACAGGGCGATGTGCACCGGCAGGCGCAATGGTGCGTTCACCAGTGCCGGCACCAGGGCGAGCACGCAAGCGATGTAGCCCTTCATATCCGCCGTGCCACGACCGAACAGTTTGCCGTCGCGCTCGCTGAGTTCGAACGGCGGCAATGTCCACGGCTGGCCATCGACCGGCACCACATCGGTGTGCCCGGACAGCACGATGCCCGGTTGATCCGCCGGGCCAATGGTCGCGAACAGGTTGGCCTTGCTGCGCTCATCGTTGTAGATCAGCGCGCACGGCACGTCGAAGCGGGCGAGATAATCGCGGACGAACTCGATCAACAGCAAGTTGGATTCACGGCTGGTGGTGTCAAACCCCACCAGCGCCTTGAGCAACTCGACGCTGCTGTTCATCGATCATCTCCGGCGACGCCATAGCCCGGGGCCTTGGCCGGGTCGAGGGCGCGATCGATGTAGTCCTGCAGCTGCGGCTGGTAGGCGTCCCAGAGTTTCTGCAACTGGCCGATCGGGTTTTCATCAGCCCAATCGACCCGCAGGTTGACGATCGGCCAGGTTCGCTCGCCGACTACCACCACGGCGGCCGAATGCACCGGACCGGCTTCACCGCCGAGTGCCTGGGCGGCGTGCAGGGCTCTGAGCAGGCGGTCGGTCAACTGGCCTTCAGCGTCTTCAAAGGCGCTGACCATGGCTTCGATCACCGAACGCCCGGCGAGCATGTTGCCGGCCGCCACGCATTGTTCGCCGGCCACCGCGTTGTGCACACCGAGGGTTTGCGCGCCGCTGAAATGTGCGGTCTGGCCGAGGTGGTTGATCGCGGTTATCTGGCGGTACTGGCTGTAGCCGTTGCGGGTCAGCACTTTGTCCAGTGCGTCGTCCGGCGCCAGGCCTTGTTCCATCAACGCGAGGACTTCCGGGCCGAGCGACGGCAGGGTGATGTTCTGGCTCGACACTGCGCCCACGCCGGGCAACAGCCACGGGCAGCGCGCGCCTACAGCGATGCTGGAGGAACTGATGGCGACACCGAACTGGCCGGTTTCGGGGCAACGTGCGGCGATGGAAAAAGTCATGGTTATGCTCCTTGTTGTGTGTGTCCCGGCCTCTTCGCGAGCAGGCTCGCTCCCACAGGGAAATGCATTTCAAGCAGGGAGGATGAGGTACCTGTGCTGGCCTCATCGCTGGCAAGCCAGCTCCCACAGTAATTTGTGTATGTCACAGACTTTGTGAACACCCCCGATACCTGTGGGAGCTGGCTTGCCAGCGATGGCCGCGACTCGGTATGTCGACTTACCCCGGAATTACCGCCACCACATCAATTTCCCAAAGTGATCTGTGTGTGTCACAGACTTTGTGAACACCCCGATACCTGTGGGAGCTGGCTTGCCAGCGATGGCGGCGATGCGGTCTGTCGATTTACTCGGGAATCACCGCAATCACGTCAATCTCCATCAGCCACTGTGGCTGCCCCAGCGCCGAGACCACCAGACCGGTCGAAATCGGGAACACACCCTTGAGCCACTTGCCGACTTCGCCATACACCGCTTCGCGATAACGCGGGTCGATCAGGTAAGTGGTGGTCTTGACGATGTGGCTCATGTCGCTGCCGGCTTCTTCCAGCAGTTGTTTGACGTTGCGCATGGCTTGTTCAGCCTGCGCACGCGGATCGCCGAGACCCACCAGGTTGCCGTCGAAATCAGTGCCGACCTGACCCCGGACATAAATGGTGTTGCCAGCGCGGACGGCCTGGCACAGATCGTTATCCAGCGTCTGGTTCGGATAGGTGTCTTTGGTGTTGAACATGCGAATACGGGTGTGAGTGGGCTGGCTCATGGAAAGCTCCTGACGAATAAATGCACGGCGCAATCGGCGCCGCGGAGAAAGAGGAATTCAAGCGTCGACGGTGTCAGCAGCCTTGTGTTGGGCGCCCGCATGCAGAGCGGCTTCACGCTGCTCGGCATCGCGATAGTCGAGATACTTGCGCTGGGTGGCGATGTGATCAGCGACATGTTTGGCGTCATGCCACACGCCCCAGATAAACGACGAGCCCCGCCGCGACTGCCACGGCAGGCCGAGGAAATACACGCCCGGCTCACTCGACACGCCACGCTGATGCACCGGTTTGCCCTTGTCATCGAACGCCGCGACCTGCAGCCAGGAGTAATCCACGGCAAACCCGGTAGCCCAGATGATCGAGGTGACACCAGCCTTGGCCAGATCCAGATCGGCCAGCGGATTTTTCACACACTCCGGGTCCGGATAGGTTTCGCGTGCTTCAGGTTCTTCCGGCAGGTCCAAGCCGTTACGCTCGATGTAGGCGTCAGCGGCATCCAGCAGCGCCAGATAGTTCTCATCACCGCGAGTGAGGTTGCCGAGCAGATCCTGCTTGAAAGTCACTACGCCGTCGTTGAACGACTCGGTCACGCCGACCAAGGTCATGCCGCGATGGGCCAGACCACGAAAATCGATGGTGCGCCCGCCATGGGCTCCGCTGACCGCAATGGTCACGTGCTCGCGGCCGGGTTTCATCGCCGCTTGATCCCACTCGCCAAGCACCCCCAGCCACCAGCAGAAATCACGATTGCGATAGGCGCGAGGCGGGCGGTCATGCGCGCCAACGGAGAGGTAAACCTGCTTGCCGGAGCGCTGCAGTTCATCGGCAATCTGCACACCCGACGAACCCGCGCCGACCACCAGCACTGCGCCGGCAGGCAGTTGCTGCGGATTGCGATAGTCAGCGGAGTGAATCTGCAACAGATGCTGGTCTGTTGGTGCAATCGCCGGGATCACCGGTTTCTGAAACGGGCCAGTGGCAGCGACGACGCGGGCGGCCTCGATCACGCCTTCCGACGTCTCGACGGTGAAGCCCGGGCGACCGACATTGCGCACCACGCTTTTGACGTCGACGCCGGTGCGGATCGGTGCATTGAATTTCTTCGCATAGGCCTCGAAGTAATCGGCCACGCGTTCTTTCGGGGCGAAACCGTCGGGATCGACGTCATCGAATTCAAGACCAGGAAAGCGGTCGTGCCACGCCGGACCGTTGGCGACCAGCGAATCCCAACGCCCGGTGCGCCAGCGCTCGGCAATGCGATTGCGCTCCAGCACCAGATGCGGCACACCCAGTTTGCTCAGGTGTTCGCTCATGGCCACGCCTGCCTGGCCGGCACCCACGATCAGCGTGTCTGTTTTTATTATTTCAGTGGTCATCTCTACATCCTTCCTAGCAAGGCAGTTGGATTCGGGCGCTGTTGGCTTGTCCGTTTTGCTTGCGGTCAGACTAGGGAGGAGGGGGATATCGGTAAAATATTATTAAGCTGGGATGTGAAGATAAAATTCTGATGCAGAGGCCTGAAAGCCTTTAAATACGGGCATTTCCTGGAAGAGCAATAGCAAAGTTTGCGTACAAAAAAGCAATGTCTGAGTGATTATCGTGGCGAGGGGATTTATCCCCGATGGACTGCGAAGTAGGCCCATTCTTTTTGGGGCCGCTGCGCGACCCATCGGGGATAAATCCCCTCGCCACAAATGCAGCAACACGCGAGCGCTATTAGCGGTTAAGGAACGCCAGCAGATCCTCATTCAACGCCTGCGCATGCGTCACCGCAAAACCATGCGGCGCACCGGCATAGACCTTCAGTTCAGCCCCCTTGATCTGCGCCGCTGCCTGCTTGCCGGTGGTTTCGAACGGCACGATCTGGTCGCCGTCGCCGTGGATCACCAAGGTCGGCACATCGATTTTGGCCAGGTCCGCACGAAAGTCGGTTTCGGAAAACGCGGTGACGCAATCCACCGTGCCTTTGAGTGAGGCCAGCAGCGCGACATTCAGGGTTTGCGTGAGCACGCCGTCAGAGACTTTCTGGCCCTGATTGGTGCCATAGAACGGTGCGGCGAAATCGGCGATGAACTGCGCGCGATCCTTCAGCAGGCCAGCCTTGATGCCGTCGAACACCGACTTGTCGACGCCCTCGGGGAAGTCGGCTTTCTTGCCGAACAGCGGCGTCACCGCGCCCAGCAACACCAGGCCGGCAACGCGCTCGCTTCCGTGGCGGGCAATGTAGCGGCTGACATCACCGCCGCCCATGGAGAAGCCCACCAGGGTCACTTCACGCAGGTCCAGATGGTTGATCAACTGCGCGATGTCATCGGCAAAGGTGTCGTAGTCGTAACCGGTCCACGGCTGATCGGAACGACCGAAACCGCGACGGTCGAAGGCGATGGTGCGATAACCGCGGCTGCTCAGGTATTCCATCTGGTATTCCCACATGTCGGCATCCAGCGGCCAGCCGTGGCTGAACAGCACGGGCTTACCGCTGCCCCAGTCCTTGTAATAGATTTCGGTACCGTCTTTGGTCTTCAACGTGCTCATGGAAACTCCTGCGTTTGAGGTCATTCGTGGGCATAGCAGCCGCCACTATCTGCGCAAAATCCGCTGACAACTTGTACGCAGGTGCTAAGTTTGCCCGCCCGCTTGCGCAACCAATTTTCATCAGGAGTTGTAAGATGCAACCGCACGAAACTGTCGTTTGCCGGAGACACCTGAAATGAAGCGCAAAAGTCTTGAGGGTAATGCCTGCCCCGTCGCCCGGACACTGGATCTGATTGGCGACTGGTGGTCGTTGTTGATCGTCCGTGATGCGCTGGATGGCATTCGCAGATTCAGTGATTTCCAGAAGAATCTGGATATCGCCAAGAACATGCTCAGCGCCCGCCTCAAAAGTTTGGTGGAGCAGGGGATTCTGCAGACGGTGCCCGCCGCTGACGGCGGCGCCTATAAGGAATACGTGCTGACAGAGCGCGGCAAAGCCTTGCAAACGGTGATCGTCGCGTTGTCGCAGTGGGGCGGCGAGTTCATGTACGCACCGGGTGAGCCGGGCTCGGTGATGGTCGATGCGAAGCATCGGCAGCCGATTCGCAAGCTGGAATTAATGGCCGCTGATGGCCGTCTATTAGCGCCGGAAGACGTGGCGACCAAGCTGAGTGTTGAGCATTGACGGACGAGGTCTGTTGCGGTTGTCTGTGACGTTCACCTGATAGTTGCCAGGCTTAATGGTTGTATTTTTATTGATGTTCTTTGACTGGCAGAAGGCGCAAAAGAGTTGGATGACTTTATGTCAGCGACTGTAAAGGTCATCACTACTCGCTTCTCGCTTTCTTTTCAGTACGAGTCGATCTACACCGTTAGAGATCGCGAACTGTTGACTTACAAGAGAATGATTGAACCTTGATGATAAGTGAGCTATTCCAGCGCTTCCTGGATGAGGAACTTGACTGGCGAATTTGTGAATTGTTGCGCACGGAAATTTTCACTGCCCAACAGTCCGACGGGGTCGTGTGCATTCGTGAGTTCACTTTTAATCTGTTTGATGTCGTGATTGATTTTGAAGCGCGTACAGTCGTGGTGACGGATGTGCTATTGCCGGAAAGTGATGCAGGTGCGGTCATGTCACTGGACGAGTTTACAAGTGTCTGCAAGCTTTGATAGATCAGGTGTGAGGCTGTCGTTTCGGTGGAGCAGGGGATTCTGCAGACGGTGCCCACCCCTGACGGCGGAGCCTATAAGGAATACGTGCTGACGGAGCGCGGCAAAGCCTTGCAAACGATGATCGTCGCGTTGTCGCAGTGGGTCGGCGAGTCATGTACACACCGGGCGAGCTGGACTCGGTGATGGTCGATACGATGGATCGGCAGCCTATTCGCAAGCTGGAATTGATGGCCGCTGATGGCCGCGTGCTGGCACCGGAGGATGGCGCAACCCGCCTGGCTGTTGAGCATTGATTGGCTAAGGCGCTACGTCGCGGAGCCGTGGTAGCTCCGATTGTTCAATCCTCGATACAAACCCGACGCAAGGTCGAAACGATTGTTTGACGCCAAAATGATGGCCATCTAGTATCGCGCCACTATTGTGATGTCACTTTCCGTCTCGAGGGATCGAACATGTACCCACCCGTCCTCGTGACGAGGTCGTGCGTAGCGTTGCTGTGCCTGCCTTCAGTCCAAAGTGCTTTCGCTGCACCCACTCCTGGTGAAACCGACCTGATTCGCGAACGTCAGAATCGCTTGCTCGAAGAGCAGCAGCCAAGCCTCGAAGAACTGATACCAAGTGAAAGTTTTGGGGTTTCGAGGGCCTTGTGATGACTAGAGTTATTGAGATGGATGCAGTTTCAAAAGCTATTGCCGTTTCAGAGTTGTTTAGTGTTGTTCTACTTGATCGTCTGGGTCAGGAGGCGTTATACGGATCGAAGGAGTGCTCAAGCAATATTTTTCTGGTTGATAACGTGGGAAACGTAGTTTGGCAGGTGAGTTCTGATTTTGATTCGGATGGGGGGGCATTCACCCATATTTTTGTGGAGGGGGGACAGCTTAAAGCTTACAGGTGGGATGGTGGTAGTTATAACCTCGACTTTCAAACAGGCAGAGCGGTTCCGAGCCAGCTATTGAAATGAGTCATCCCAGTGAGAGATGAATGGTGAGGAGTAAATGGGGACAGACCACGTTTAGATAAAGGGGGTTGGGCTACGGCTTTCAAATTTACTCAAAAAAGCCTGGTCTGTCCCCGTTTTCTCCCGTCTCTCTTTGACCCGATTGCTAAAAGTGTTTGGGAGAAGCACATCAAAGGGATGAAACCTGAGGGTGTCAAAATCTCAAATAATTTAAAGGGTCTTTAGTCTATGAAGATTGAGAATGAAGAAGGCCAACTCCTAAATATTATTGCTGATATCGGCGCCTTGGAGTGGCGGAGGTATCGGCAGAGGTTTCCTGAGGTGTGGGTTGGAAATGAAATTCGGCGAGAAGATCATTCTGCTTTTCCCCCTTTCATCGCTTTCAGGTTTAAGTGTGTTGCCGAAGATGAAATTGATAAGTTGAGGGTCGCGGTGGATGGCTACAAGGGGGCTTTGCCATGGTCGTTTGTGGGTCGGTCACGCGGAAATCTACCGGGGACTAACTTTATGATCGCTCCCACAAGGCTGTTGGAGGCGAGTGAATGCGGTATGACAAATATGGCTGCTGCAGTGTAT of the Pseudomonas sp. Seg1 genome contains:
- the argE gene encoding acetylornithine deacetylase: MNSSVELLKALVGFDTTSRESNLLLIEFVRDYLARFDVPCALIYNDERSKANLFATIGPADQPGIVLSGHTDVVPVDGQPWTLPPFELSERDGKLFGRGTADMKGYIACVLALVPALVNAPLRLPVHIALSYDEEVGCLGVRSLLKVLEQRPIKPLLCIIGEPTELKPVLGHKGKLAMRCDVHGHPCHSAYAPLGVNAIEYAAELIGELGRLGQQLKAPEHHDARFDPPYSTVQTGVISGGKALNIVPADCRFDFEIRALPSQDPALVAAALKTYAEQQLLPRMRAVSEHADIRFSELSTYPGLATDAHSQAAELIAAFCGSSEFGTVAFGTEGGLFDAAGIATVVCGPGSMDQGHKPDEFVSLAQLQACDAMLHRMLASISG
- a CDS encoding DUF1028 domain-containing protein, whose protein sequence is MTFSIAARCPETGQFGVAISSSSIAVGARCPWLLPGVGAVSSQNITLPSLGPEVLALMEQGLAPDDALDKVLTRNGYSQYRQITAINHLGQTAHFSGAQTLGVHNAVAGEQCVAAGNMLAGRSVIEAMVSAFEDAEGQLTDRLLRALHAAQALGGEAGPVHSAAVVVVGERTWPIVNLRVDWADENPIGQLQKLWDAYQPQLQDYIDRALDPAKAPGYGVAGDDR
- a CDS encoding RidA family protein, coding for MSQPTHTRIRMFNTKDTYPNQTLDNDLCQAVRAGNTIYVRGQVGTDFDGNLVGLGDPRAQAEQAMRNVKQLLEEAGSDMSHIVKTTTYLIDPRYREAVYGEVGKWLKGVFPISTGLVVSALGQPQWLMEIDVIAVIPE
- a CDS encoding NAD(P)/FAD-dependent oxidoreductase, with protein sequence MTTEIIKTDTLIVGAGQAGVAMSEHLSKLGVPHLVLERNRIAERWRTGRWDSLVANGPAWHDRFPGLEFDDVDPDGFAPKERVADYFEAYAKKFNAPIRTGVDVKSVVRNVGRPGFTVETSEGVIEAARVVAATGPFQKPVIPAIAPTDQHLLQIHSADYRNPQQLPAGAVLVVGAGSSGVQIADELQRSGKQVYLSVGAHDRPPRAYRNRDFCWWLGVLGEWDQAAMKPGREHVTIAVSGAHGGRTIDFRGLAHRGMTLVGVTESFNDGVVTFKQDLLGNLTRGDENYLALLDAADAYIERNGLDLPEEPEARETYPDPECVKNPLADLDLAKAGVTSIIWATGFAVDYSWLQVAAFDDKGKPVHQRGVSSEPGVYFLGLPWQSRRGSSFIWGVWHDAKHVADHIATQRKYLDYRDAEQREAALHAGAQHKAADTVDA
- a CDS encoding alpha/beta hydrolase translates to MSTLKTKDGTEIYYKDWGSGKPVLFSHGWPLDADMWEYQMEYLSSRGYRTIAFDRRGFGRSDQPWTGYDYDTFADDIAQLINHLDLREVTLVGFSMGGGDVSRYIARHGSERVAGLVLLGAVTPLFGKKADFPEGVDKSVFDGIKAGLLKDRAQFIADFAAPFYGTNQGQKVSDGVLTQTLNVALLASLKGTVDCVTAFSETDFRADLAKIDVPTLVIHGDGDQIVPFETTGKQAAAQIKGAELKVYAGAPHGFAVTHAQALNEDLLAFLNR
- a CDS encoding helix-turn-helix domain-containing protein encodes the protein MKRKSLEGNACPVARTLDLIGDWWSLLIVRDALDGIRRFSDFQKNLDIAKNMLSARLKSLVEQGILQTVPAADGGAYKEYVLTERGKALQTVIVALSQWGGEFMYAPGEPGSVMVDAKHRQPIRKLELMAADGRLLAPEDVATKLSVEH